One segment of Niveibacterium microcysteis DNA contains the following:
- a CDS encoding DUF4034 domain-containing protein, with translation MENEVRLYTQIFTAALLIWSCACHSEGVDVQEALRAKQFEAIEKVLNARESEFKQGKLGEYDILDAYKPFYQSEDVFSNELNDWIHKKPNSYIAHLARGTYYRKLGEFRRGTRYIQQTPAENVRFMHQQFEIAKTDLRKALSLNPRSFLAILNLLNIELQQGDEKESALLLREGTKLYPHTLLLRARYMVHLQPRWGGSYEAMDAFLRQSRAEGAPDPVLNLLMAIKLDDIGFTSEEHRDYDSAHDHYQRALALCRAADRRFISSYVLHAADWCSRNC, from the coding sequence ATGGAGAACGAGGTGCGTCTATATACGCAAATATTCACTGCAGCACTATTAATCTGGTCCTGCGCCTGCCACTCGGAGGGAGTTGATGTGCAAGAGGCTCTTCGCGCGAAGCAATTTGAAGCCATAGAAAAAGTTCTCAACGCAAGAGAGAGTGAGTTTAAACAAGGCAAGCTGGGCGAGTACGACATATTGGACGCATACAAGCCCTTCTATCAGAGCGAAGACGTCTTTTCTAATGAATTGAATGACTGGATCCACAAGAAGCCGAACTCATATATCGCACACTTAGCACGTGGAACTTACTACCGAAAACTGGGCGAGTTTCGAAGAGGAACCCGATATATCCAGCAAACACCAGCTGAAAATGTGAGGTTCATGCATCAGCAGTTTGAGATTGCGAAGACCGATTTGCGGAAAGCCCTTTCGCTCAATCCGCGCTCGTTCCTGGCGATACTCAACCTTCTGAACATCGAGTTGCAACAGGGGGATGAAAAAGAGTCGGCGCTCCTCTTGCGTGAGGGAACGAAACTCTACCCGCACACACTGTTGCTGCGCGCGAGGTACATGGTTCACCTGCAGCCGCGATGGGGTGGATCTTACGAGGCTATGGATGCCTTCCTGCGGCAAAGTCGCGCTGAAGGGGCCCCCGACCCGGTTTTGAATCTCCTTATGGCCATTAAGCTCGATGACATCGGCTTCACAAGCGAGGAGCATCGCGATTACGACTCCGCGCACGATCACTATCAGCGGGCACTGGCTTTGTGTAGAGCGGCGGATCGACGATTCATTTCCAGTTACGTGCTGCATGCCGCCGATTGGTGTTCTAGAAACTGCTGA
- a CDS encoding phage portal protein encodes MYGLPEYLSALNSAWLNESATLYRRKYYLNGSHAGAIFYMTDTAQQQSDIDAFREALKSSKGPGNFRNLFVYAPNGKKDGIQVIPVSEIAAKDEFWNIKSVTRDDQLAAHRVPPQLMGIIPHNTGGFGDAGKAAEVFAQNEVVPLQERMKEVNEWLGEEVVRFEAYALRGSDAAAVSPAA; translated from the coding sequence GTGTATGGGCTACCCGAGTATTTGTCGGCCCTGAACTCAGCCTGGCTGAACGAATCCGCGACGCTCTACCGGCGCAAGTACTACCTCAACGGCAGCCACGCCGGTGCGATCTTCTACATGACCGACACGGCGCAGCAGCAGTCGGACATCGATGCGTTTCGCGAAGCGCTGAAGAGCAGCAAAGGCCCCGGCAACTTCCGCAACCTCTTTGTGTACGCCCCGAACGGAAAGAAGGACGGGATCCAGGTGATCCCGGTCAGCGAGATCGCCGCCAAGGATGAATTCTGGAACATCAAGAGCGTGACGCGTGACGACCAACTGGCCGCACATCGGGTGCCGCCGCAGCTAATGGGCATCATCCCGCACAACACCGGTGGATTTGGCGATGCGGGCAAGGCGGCGGAGGTGTTCGCGCAGAACGAGGTGGTACCGCTGCAGGAGCGGATGAAAGAGGTGAATGAGTGGCTGGGGGAGGAGGTGGTTCGGTTTGAGGCGTATGCCCTCAGGGGAAGTGACGCGGCAGCGGTGTCACCCGCCGCCTAG
- a CDS encoding hybrid sensor histidine kinase/response regulator yields the protein MTRQVLRVLLVEDNEDDAILLLARLRRAGFEVFSERVETPQALDAALSHGTWDLILSDYKLPGFSGIAALERVQARKIDVPFFIISGTIDDETASSAMRAGAQDYLSKDRLDRLIPAVERELREARMRSERLAAIEAARDHEARLGALAANIPGAAFQMTRGDDGQISIEYLSEGALFLFEVPLDALIGDGSQLLGMVLAEDRPGLDEALSECSQRLATLNWEGRIRVPGRDIKWINLRATPTRLDAQTTRWDGVMWNITHSKQSQADLSASRAQLAELSNHLQSVKEEERERIARDIHDVLGGLLVGIKIELSLLASRLESDPAHGARAKRIAGLVDEAITTAGRVARELRPGILKEFGLAAAIESHAEDFSQRTGLRCNVLCADHDIECAEDASIAIFRVFQETLTNVAKHAQAKEVTVRLMQEGDEVLLQVTDDGVGIRSADFSKPRSFGLRGMRERVASLGGSVDIRAVSPHGTQMILRAPVAQSGNHSFQESA from the coding sequence ATGACGCGTCAAGTACTCCGTGTTCTGCTGGTGGAAGACAACGAAGACGACGCGATCCTTCTGCTGGCGCGCTTACGCCGCGCAGGCTTCGAAGTGTTCTCGGAAAGGGTTGAAACGCCCCAGGCGCTTGATGCGGCGCTGAGCCACGGCACATGGGATCTGATCCTTTCGGATTACAAGCTGCCAGGGTTCTCAGGTATCGCTGCGCTCGAACGAGTGCAGGCTCGCAAGATCGACGTTCCGTTTTTCATCATTTCGGGGACGATCGATGACGAGACCGCGTCGTCAGCCATGCGCGCCGGGGCACAGGACTATTTGAGCAAGGATCGCCTGGACCGGTTGATTCCGGCCGTTGAGCGCGAGTTGCGCGAAGCGCGGATGCGCAGCGAGCGCCTCGCTGCGATCGAAGCCGCCCGCGATCACGAGGCGCGCCTTGGCGCGCTGGCGGCAAATATTCCTGGTGCTGCATTTCAGATGACGCGCGGCGACGATGGCCAGATTTCGATCGAGTATCTGAGCGAAGGCGCCCTGTTCCTCTTCGAAGTGCCGCTGGACGCGCTGATCGGCGATGGCTCCCAGTTGTTGGGCATGGTGCTGGCTGAAGACCGCCCGGGCCTGGATGAGGCGTTGAGTGAATGTTCGCAGCGCCTCGCAACACTGAACTGGGAAGGACGCATCCGGGTACCGGGGCGCGACATCAAGTGGATCAACCTGCGCGCAACGCCGACTCGGCTTGACGCCCAGACGACACGGTGGGACGGCGTGATGTGGAACATCACGCACAGCAAACAATCCCAGGCAGATTTGTCTGCGTCACGAGCGCAGTTGGCGGAGCTTTCCAACCACCTGCAGAGCGTCAAGGAAGAAGAGCGGGAGCGAATTGCGCGCGATATTCACGACGTGCTGGGTGGCCTGCTCGTAGGGATCAAGATTGAGCTGTCACTGCTCGCGAGCCGGCTGGAAAGCGACCCGGCCCACGGCGCGCGCGCCAAACGCATCGCGGGTTTGGTTGACGAAGCAATCACCACGGCGGGCCGCGTTGCCCGCGAGCTGCGACCCGGCATCCTGAAAGAGTTTGGCCTCGCGGCCGCCATCGAGAGCCACGCTGAGGATTTTTCGCAACGCACGGGACTGCGCTGCAATGTTTTGTGCGCGGATCACGACATTGAATGTGCAGAAGACGCGAGCATCGCGATATTCCGCGTCTTCCAGGAGACCCTCACCAACGTCGCCAAGCATGCCCAAGCGAAAGAGGTTACCGTGAGGCTGATGCAGGAAGGCGACGAAGTGCTGCTGCAGGTCACGGACGATGGCGTCGGCATTCGCAGCGCCGATTTTTCGAAGCCCCGTTCGTTTGGCCTTCGCGGCATGCGCGAGCGTGTGGCCAGCCTTGGCGGCAGCGTGGACATCCGCGCGGTGTCGCCGCATGGCACACAGATGATATTGCGCGCGCCGGTTGCGCAGTCAGGTAACCATTCGTTCCAGGAAAGCGCCTGA